The Streptomyces sp. DH-12 genome has a window encoding:
- a CDS encoding cytochrome P450: MSHRPKDIESSCAGTYGLHSMRTRLLARTGDPVGKLIAPDFRGDAYALYEQMRAQGPAHRSRTGLLAVVSYDSCHQVLQDPRFSTCESLTRSVHTCALTRPAPTRAEGCCSGPTRFEKAYSIAASLLHPALHRSATRIDTVAHDLLRQRADAGSIDLVDDFAFPLVVACLSEVLGIPSADSAYFADICDVIGRPVDETLSEAQAEAVHDAHEDLAALAIRLERERRGSPGGDLISRLTASRGGDETGNDLSALIDHIQRRGRQDTPATSPGGSGMASDKLSLEEIAAVCRTLIASGLETAVCLIGNAVAALAARPDQWQTLRTAPNLAAKAVEETLRFNPPHQFVLRIASEQVEVAGHPLPPRSGVLIALAAAHRDGHQFPDPDRFDLARSTQPSHLIADGAMRLENSLAQLAGEIALRTLASRLPQLRPVGRAVRRPGGAISGFTHLPFHASATP; the protein is encoded by the coding sequence ATGAGCCACCGCCCCAAAGACATCGAGTCGTCCTGCGCCGGCACGTACGGCCTGCACAGCATGCGGACGAGGCTTCTTGCCCGCACCGGTGACCCTGTCGGCAAACTCATCGCGCCGGACTTCCGGGGGGACGCCTACGCGTTGTACGAGCAGATGCGCGCTCAGGGGCCGGCCCATCGCAGCCGTACAGGACTGCTCGCCGTCGTCTCGTACGACAGCTGTCACCAGGTTCTCCAAGATCCACGTTTCTCGACATGCGAGTCACTCACCCGCTCCGTACATACGTGCGCGCTCACGCGTCCGGCGCCGACTCGCGCTGAGGGGTGCTGCTCAGGGCCGACACGATTCGAGAAGGCGTACTCAATCGCCGCATCGCTGCTGCACCCGGCTCTGCATCGGTCCGCCACCCGAATCGACACCGTCGCTCACGACCTGCTTCGCCAGCGGGCTGATGCCGGCTCCATAGATCTTGTGGACGACTTCGCCTTCCCACTGGTTGTCGCGTGTCTCAGTGAAGTGCTGGGCATTCCGTCAGCCGACTCGGCATACTTTGCTGATATTTGCGACGTCATCGGCCGACCCGTCGACGAGACGCTTTCGGAAGCCCAGGCGGAAGCAGTCCACGATGCGCACGAGGATCTGGCAGCCCTCGCCATCCGATTGGAACGTGAGCGGCGAGGAAGTCCTGGAGGCGACCTCATCAGTCGGCTCACCGCTTCCCGTGGCGGAGATGAGACAGGTAATGACCTCTCCGCACTGATCGATCACATACAACGGCGTGGCCGTCAGGACACACCAGCGACGAGTCCGGGAGGCTCAGGCATGGCCTCTGACAAGTTGAGCCTGGAAGAGATCGCCGCAGTCTGTAGGACCCTGATCGCCTCCGGCCTGGAGACCGCGGTCTGTCTGATCGGCAACGCGGTGGCCGCACTCGCGGCCCGTCCTGACCAGTGGCAGACGCTCAGAACAGCACCGAACCTCGCGGCCAAGGCGGTCGAAGAGACCCTGCGCTTCAATCCTCCGCACCAGTTCGTCCTGCGTATCGCCTCCGAGCAGGTTGAGGTGGCAGGTCACCCCCTGCCCCCGCGCAGCGGCGTTCTGATTGCGCTCGCTGCGGCCCACCGCGATGGCCACCAATTCCCCGACCCTGACCGCTTCGACCTCGCACGGAGTACCCAGCCCAGTCACCTCATTGCCGACGGTGCCATGAGGCTTGAGAACTCCTTGGCGCAACTGGCAGGAGAGATCGCCCTCAGGACCCTAGCCAGCCGCTTGCCGCAACTGCGACCAGTGGGGCGGGCGGTCCGCCGGCCTGGCGGAGCAATCAGCGGCTTCACCCATCTGCCGTTCCATGCGTCTGCAACTCCATAA
- a CDS encoding DUF475 domain-containing protein produces the protein MVLKTFGWSFAVTALGLVAAIFYGGWAAFGVVAILSVLEISLSFDNAVVNAGILKKMNAFWQKIFLTIGILIAVFGMRLVFPVVIVAVSASLGPIEAVDLALTDKDRYQELVTDAHPSIAAFGGMFLLMIFLDFIFEDREIKWLGWLERPLAKLGKVDMLSVCIALIVLLVSAITFGAHAHQHGGTHADKAETVLLSGIAGLITYLVVGGLSGFFEDKLEEEEEREHEAEEQAERAGKPKSAVELAGKAAFFMFLYLEVLDASFSFDGVIGAFAITNDIVLMALGLGIGAMYVRSLTVYLVREGTLDDYVYLEHGAHYAIGALAIVLLVTVQYEINEFITGMIGVVLIGASFWSSVRRNKRLAAAGGEGGKEKAQVSSGV, from the coding sequence GTGGTTCTCAAGACCTTCGGGTGGTCGTTCGCGGTCACCGCGCTCGGCCTGGTGGCCGCGATCTTCTACGGGGGGTGGGCCGCCTTCGGCGTCGTGGCGATCCTGTCCGTCCTGGAGATCTCGCTGTCCTTCGACAACGCGGTGGTCAACGCCGGGATCCTGAAGAAGATGAATGCCTTCTGGCAGAAGATCTTCCTCACCATCGGCATCCTGATCGCCGTCTTCGGCATGCGCCTGGTCTTCCCGGTCGTCATCGTCGCCGTCAGCGCGTCCCTCGGCCCGATCGAGGCCGTCGACCTCGCCCTCACCGACAAGGACCGCTACCAGGAGCTGGTGACCGACGCGCATCCGTCGATCGCCGCCTTCGGTGGCATGTTCCTCCTGATGATCTTCCTTGACTTCATCTTCGAGGACCGGGAGATCAAGTGGCTGGGCTGGCTGGAGCGCCCGCTGGCCAAGCTGGGCAAGGTCGACATGCTGTCGGTCTGCATCGCCCTGATCGTGCTGCTGGTCTCCGCGATCACCTTCGGTGCCCACGCCCACCAGCACGGCGGCACCCACGCCGACAAGGCGGAGACGGTCCTGCTCTCCGGCATCGCCGGTCTGATCACCTATCTGGTCGTCGGCGGCCTCTCCGGCTTCTTCGAGGACAAGCTCGAGGAAGAGGAGGAACGCGAGCACGAGGCCGAGGAACAGGCCGAGCGAGCGGGCAAGCCCAAGTCGGCGGTCGAGCTGGCCGGCAAGGCCGCATTCTTCATGTTCCTCTACCTGGAGGTCCTGGACGCGTCGTTCTCCTTCGACGGCGTCATCGGCGCCTTCGCCATCACCAACGACATCGTCCTGATGGCCCTCGGCCTCGGCATCGGTGCCATGTACGTCCGGTCGCTGACCGTGTACCTGGTCCGTGAGGGCACCCTGGACGACTACGTCTACCTGGAGCATGGCGCCCACTACGCGATCGGCGCCCTGGCGATCGTCCTCCTGGTCACCGTCCAGTACGAGATCAACGAGTTCATCACCGGCATGATCGGTGTCGTCCTCATCGGCGCCTCCTTCTGGTCCTCCGTGCGCCGCAACAAGCGGCTCGCCGCGGCCGGGGGAGAAGGCGGCAAGGAGAAGGCGCAGGTCTCCTCCGGGGTGTGA
- the rraA gene encoding ribonuclease E activity regulator RraA, which produces MMVTPVPTADLVDRYGTELRVCDLQFRQFGAHRGFAGPVRTVSCHEDNGLLRDLLRTPGEGAVLVVDGGGSLRTALVGDLIAGAAQDNGWAGLVLHGAVRDSATLAGLRLGIKALGTIPRKSAKDSAGAVDVPLTFGGVTFRPGDILHADDDGIALLPEGTVS; this is translated from the coding sequence ATGATGGTCACCCCCGTCCCCACCGCCGACCTCGTCGACCGGTACGGCACCGAACTACGCGTCTGCGACCTGCAGTTCCGCCAGTTCGGCGCCCACCGAGGCTTCGCAGGACCCGTCCGCACCGTCTCCTGCCACGAGGACAACGGGCTCCTGCGCGACCTGCTGCGCACTCCCGGGGAAGGCGCCGTCCTCGTCGTCGACGGCGGGGGCTCCCTGCGCACCGCCCTGGTCGGCGACCTTATCGCCGGCGCCGCCCAGGACAACGGCTGGGCCGGCCTCGTCCTGCACGGCGCCGTCCGTGACAGCGCCACACTCGCCGGACTCCGGCTCGGCATCAAGGCGCTGGGCACCATCCCGCGCAAGAGCGCCAAGGACTCCGCCGGAGCCGTCGACGTCCCCCTCACCTTCGGCGGCGTCACCTTCCGCCCCGGCGACATCCTGCACGCCGACGACGACGGCATCGCCCTCCTCCCCGAAGGCACGGTGAGCTGA
- the otnC gene encoding 3-oxo-tetronate 4-phosphate decarboxylase, whose amino-acid sequence MTAYTDESAARTLIVRTARSLFTRGLTHGSTGNLSVRLADGSLLLTPTGSSLGTVEETDLSRTDLHGKHLDGPRPTKEAFLHAAFYRARPGAHAVVHLHSTHAAAVSCLADVDPADALPPLTAYYAMRVGTLPLLPYHAPGDSALKPLAERTARTHHAVLLANHGPVIAGASMEQAADAIEELEETAKLHLLLRGRTTRPLTPEQAAALAPPSP is encoded by the coding sequence GTGACCGCCTACACCGACGAGTCGGCGGCTCGCACGCTCATCGTCCGCACCGCCCGCTCCCTTTTCACGCGCGGTCTGACCCACGGCTCCACCGGCAACCTGTCCGTCCGCCTGGCCGACGGCAGCCTGCTGCTCACGCCCACCGGCTCCAGCCTCGGCACGGTCGAGGAGACCGACCTGTCGCGCACCGACCTGCACGGCAAGCACCTCGACGGACCCCGGCCCACCAAGGAGGCGTTCCTGCACGCCGCCTTCTACCGCGCCCGGCCCGGCGCCCACGCGGTCGTCCACCTGCACTCCACCCACGCCGCCGCCGTCTCCTGCCTCGCCGACGTGGACCCCGCCGACGCGCTACCCCCGCTCACCGCGTACTACGCCATGCGCGTCGGCACCCTCCCCCTCCTCCCCTACCACGCCCCCGGCGACAGCGCCCTGAAACCGCTCGCCGAGCGGACGGCGCGCACCCACCACGCCGTCCTCCTCGCCAACCACGGGCCCGTCATCGCCGGCGCGTCCATGGAGCAGGCCGCCGACGCCATCGAGGAACTGGAGGAGACCGCCAAGCTGCACCTCCTCCTGCGCGGACGCACCACCCGTCCCCTCACCCCCGAGCAGGCTGCCGCACTCGCACCCCCATCCCCCTGA
- the otnK gene encoding 3-oxo-tetronate kinase, producing MTLRIGCIADDFTGGTDVAAAFRRAGLRTALVFGTPDDTTALPADCDAAVVALKSRSTPADEAVADSLAAQRWLWSKGAAQVYFKYCSTFDSTPQGNIGPVTDALLDSAGGAVTLHCPASPPNGRTVYQGHLFVHDQLLSDSPLRHHPLNPMTDSALVRLLSAQTRHPVGLVDWATVRRGVEAVRDAVTAHQQAGVRHVVADALTDDDLAVLGAAALELPVVAGAAGLAEGLGHAYPATGPSVAEPTPSQGRAAVLAGSCSARTLEQIAQFYAAGLPSFHLDVLAAATGRDVTGEALAWYDQQDPELPVLIYASASPEELSAVQAQLGVTEAAAQVEELLGALASHLVERGVRRLLVAGGETSGAVTTALGVRAVLVGEEADPGVPWTYATTQHGDLALMLKSGNFGAPDLFTRALAAPVEETK from the coding sequence ATGACCCTGCGCATCGGCTGCATAGCCGACGACTTCACCGGCGGCACCGATGTCGCCGCGGCCTTCCGGCGTGCCGGCCTGCGCACCGCCCTGGTCTTCGGCACCCCGGACGACACCACCGCGCTCCCGGCCGACTGCGATGCCGCCGTGGTCGCCCTCAAGTCGCGTTCGACGCCTGCCGACGAGGCCGTCGCCGACTCCCTCGCCGCCCAGCGCTGGCTGTGGTCCAAGGGCGCCGCGCAGGTGTACTTCAAGTACTGCTCCACCTTCGACTCCACGCCCCAGGGCAACATCGGCCCCGTCACCGACGCCCTCCTGGACTCCGCCGGCGGCGCCGTCACCCTGCACTGCCCCGCCTCCCCGCCCAACGGCCGCACCGTCTACCAGGGCCACCTGTTCGTCCACGACCAGCTGCTGTCCGACTCGCCGCTGCGCCACCACCCCCTCAACCCCATGACGGACTCCGCCCTGGTGCGTCTGCTGTCCGCACAGACCCGCCACCCGGTGGGCCTGGTCGACTGGGCCACCGTGCGGCGCGGGGTCGAGGCCGTCCGCGACGCCGTGACCGCCCACCAGCAGGCCGGCGTCCGGCACGTCGTCGCCGACGCCCTCACCGACGACGACCTCGCCGTGCTCGGCGCCGCCGCCCTCGAACTGCCGGTCGTCGCCGGGGCAGCGGGCCTCGCCGAAGGACTCGGGCACGCCTACCCCGCCACCGGTCCGTCCGTCGCCGAACCGACGCCGTCCCAGGGACGGGCCGCCGTCCTGGCCGGCAGCTGCTCCGCCCGTACCCTGGAGCAGATCGCCCAGTTCTACGCCGCCGGCCTGCCCTCCTTCCACCTCGACGTCCTCGCCGCCGCCACCGGCCGCGACGTCACCGGCGAGGCACTGGCCTGGTACGACCAGCAGGACCCCGAACTGCCCGTCCTGATCTACGCCTCCGCCTCACCCGAGGAACTGTCGGCCGTACAGGCCCAGTTGGGCGTCACGGAAGCAGCCGCGCAGGTCGAGGAACTCCTCGGCGCCCTTGCCTCCCACCTCGTCGAGCGCGGCGTACGCCGACTCCTCGTCGCCGGCGGGGAGACGTCCGGCGCCGTCACCACGGCCCTCGGCGTCCGTGCGGTCCTGGTCGGCGAGGAGGCCGACCCCGGTGTGCCCTGGACTTATGCCACCACCCAGCACGGCGACCTCGCCCTCATGCTCAAGTCCGGCAACTTCGGCGCACCCGACCTGTTCACCCGCGCCCTCGCGGCCCCGGTCGAGGAGACCAAGTGA
- a CDS encoding isocitrate/isopropylmalate dehydrogenase family protein, which yields MSSKTYRLGVLEGDGIGPEIVPSSVEIATAAAQAAGVQVDWVTLPLGASAIETHGTPVPEETKDALAGLDGWYLGPHDSVSYPEPHKSALNPSGTLRKHFQLFANIRPAKSFPGAKAVCDNADLVIVRENTEGFYADRNTYAGTGEFMPTPDTAIMLGIITREATERVARVAFDLARSRRKKLTIVHKANVLKLTTGLFRTVCQEVAKDYPDVAVDDFHIDAMTVHLVRRAQDFDVIVTENMFGDILSDLAGEISGSLGTAPSINSSATTAMAQASHGSAPDIAGQNVANPVAMILSGAMLFEWLAAKHGDEKLATVAEIIEKGVADAIAAGTSTRDLGGSASTTEFTAAVIKAIGAGQH from the coding sequence ATGAGCAGCAAGACCTACCGCCTCGGCGTCCTCGAGGGCGACGGCATCGGCCCCGAGATCGTCCCCTCCTCCGTCGAGATCGCCACCGCCGCCGCGCAGGCCGCCGGCGTCCAGGTCGACTGGGTGACCCTGCCGCTGGGCGCCTCCGCCATCGAGACGCACGGCACCCCGGTCCCCGAGGAGACCAAGGACGCCCTCGCCGGGCTGGACGGCTGGTACCTCGGCCCGCACGACTCCGTGAGCTACCCCGAGCCGCACAAGTCCGCCCTCAATCCCTCGGGCACCCTGCGCAAGCACTTCCAGCTCTTCGCCAACATCCGCCCCGCCAAGTCCTTCCCCGGCGCGAAGGCCGTCTGCGACAACGCCGACCTGGTCATCGTCCGCGAGAACACCGAGGGCTTCTACGCCGACCGCAACACCTACGCGGGCACCGGCGAGTTCATGCCCACCCCGGACACCGCGATCATGCTGGGCATCATCACCCGCGAGGCCACCGAGCGCGTCGCCCGCGTCGCCTTCGACCTGGCCCGCTCGCGCCGCAAGAAGCTCACGATCGTCCACAAGGCCAACGTCCTCAAGCTCACCACCGGCCTGTTCCGCACGGTGTGCCAGGAAGTGGCGAAGGACTACCCGGACGTCGCCGTGGACGACTTCCACATCGACGCCATGACCGTCCACCTGGTGCGCCGCGCCCAGGACTTCGACGTCATCGTCACCGAGAACATGTTCGGCGACATCCTCTCCGACCTGGCCGGCGAGATCTCCGGCTCGCTCGGCACCGCCCCGTCCATCAACTCGTCCGCCACCACCGCCATGGCCCAGGCGTCCCACGGCTCCGCCCCGGACATCGCCGGGCAGAACGTCGCCAACCCGGTCGCGATGATCCTTTCCGGCGCCATGCTCTTCGAGTGGCTCGCCGCCAAGCACGGCGACGAGAAGCTCGCCACCGTCGCCGAGATCATCGAGAAGGGCGTGGCCGACGCGATCGCCGCCGGCACCTCCACCCGCGACCTCGGCGGCTCCGCCTCCACCACCGAGTTCACCGCCGCCGTCATCAAGGCCATCGGCGCCGGCCAGCACTGA
- a CDS encoding sugar phosphate isomerase/epimerase family protein: protein MSTGLPWPLAYTVSGDDCLAPMPLGHSAPLAEAARQLAELGYDGVEVQVREVGARDAEALAGTVEAAGLKVLGVGTGPVAAQDRLTLTDASPDVRRHALSRLLGAARLAGALGVPVTLGQTRGTFLPGLADMQRLWAERAVERLAEEAAARGSRLLLEPQSRATTSLWHTPGEALAVIDSLDTPAGLVLDTHHLDAEGVDAVQAVTEHAAVTGCLQLAAPAGRGPLTIGDPRLPALLTALRAGGFTGWLTLEHTQDGDSTKAAARSWTALTDAATALS from the coding sequence ATGAGCACGGGGCTGCCGTGGCCGCTGGCCTACACCGTCTCCGGTGACGACTGTCTCGCCCCCATGCCGCTCGGCCACTCGGCGCCGCTCGCCGAGGCCGCCCGCCAACTGGCCGAACTGGGCTACGACGGTGTGGAGGTACAGGTCCGCGAGGTCGGCGCCCGGGACGCCGAGGCCCTGGCCGGGACCGTCGAGGCCGCCGGTCTGAAGGTCCTGGGCGTCGGTACCGGGCCGGTCGCGGCCCAGGACCGGCTGACGCTGACCGACGCCTCCCCCGACGTCCGCCGCCACGCCTTGTCCCGTCTGCTGGGTGCGGCCCGTCTCGCAGGTGCTCTCGGGGTGCCGGTCACCCTCGGCCAGACCCGGGGCACCTTCCTGCCCGGGCTGGCGGACATGCAGCGGCTGTGGGCCGAACGGGCCGTGGAGCGACTGGCCGAGGAGGCCGCCGCGCGCGGCAGCCGCCTGCTGCTGGAACCCCAGTCACGCGCCACCACCTCGTTGTGGCACACCCCCGGCGAAGCCCTCGCCGTCATCGACTCCCTCGACACTCCGGCCGGACTGGTGCTGGACACCCACCACCTCGACGCCGAAGGCGTCGACGCGGTCCAGGCCGTCACCGAGCACGCCGCCGTCACCGGCTGTCTGCAGCTCGCCGCCCCCGCCGGCCGCGGCCCCCTGACCATCGGTGACCCCCGGCTCCCCGCCCTGCTCACCGCGCTGCGCGCGGGCGGCTTCACCGGCTGGCTGACCCTGGAGCACACCCAGGACGGCGACAGCACCAAGGCCGCCGCCCGCTCCTGGACCGCGCTCACCGACGCCGCGACAGCACTTTCCTGA
- a CDS encoding aspartate/glutamate racemase family protein, with the protein MIEPQPLVAMIHAVPAAHRIAEEAFAREFPQATVWNVLDDRLLDDARCAGGLTGALRRRMLRLIGHVVDGGAQALLLTCSSYGEVVDTARTLWNVPVLKSDEAMFKAALAGPYGRIAVVASTPPAVPAAVAQLEALVPAVRPDRPVDIVTALSEEAAGARPEEAARHLADALRAAGGADADAVLLAQYSLTPARDALADLLGVPVLDGAGAAARELRGLLAPAEAPVVAS; encoded by the coding sequence GTGATCGAACCCCAGCCTCTGGTCGCCATGATCCACGCCGTGCCGGCCGCTCACCGCATCGCCGAAGAGGCGTTCGCGCGGGAGTTCCCGCAGGCCACGGTCTGGAACGTGCTGGACGACCGTCTCCTGGACGACGCCCGCTGCGCCGGCGGACTCACCGGTGCGCTGCGCCGGCGGATGCTGCGCCTGATCGGCCACGTGGTGGACGGCGGCGCCCAGGCCCTGCTGCTGACCTGCTCCTCCTACGGCGAAGTCGTGGACACCGCCCGCACCCTGTGGAACGTGCCCGTCCTGAAGTCCGACGAGGCGATGTTCAAGGCCGCACTGGCCGGCCCGTACGGCCGTATCGCCGTCGTCGCCTCGACGCCGCCTGCCGTACCGGCGGCCGTCGCCCAGCTCGAAGCGCTCGTCCCGGCCGTACGCCCGGACCGGCCGGTCGACATCGTGACCGCCCTGAGCGAGGAGGCCGCCGGGGCCCGCCCCGAGGAGGCCGCCCGGCACCTGGCGGACGCCCTGCGCGCAGCCGGGGGTGCCGACGCCGACGCGGTGCTGCTGGCGCAGTACTCGCTCACCCCGGCCCGCGACGCCCTGGCCGACCTGCTGGGCGTGCCGGTGCTGGACGGCGCGGGCGCCGCCGCGCGCGAACTGCGCGGCCTGCTCGCCCCGGCGGAAGCACCGGTGGTCGCGTCATGA
- a CDS encoding FadR/GntR family transcriptional regulator — MAELARITVEPREPLAAEVSRRLIDYLMSGEVQPGDRIPSERQLTEMLGVNRPTVREAIKSLGFLGLLEIRQSSGTYFRGTDSDVLYRLFELGLVLGERGARDMVQARAELEVIVAGLAAQARDEAGVELLRARLTAMRECPDEEFPEADTAFHAALGELAGNTVLRDMLKGMRAMIQRGWVERTGAVRSREVAYADHVPIYEAVAKGDAEAARTAMARHMEGASRRLMKALEQREA, encoded by the coding sequence ATGGCCGAACTCGCCAGGATCACGGTCGAGCCGCGTGAGCCGCTGGCCGCGGAGGTCTCCCGTCGCCTGATCGACTACCTGATGTCCGGCGAGGTCCAGCCCGGCGACCGTATCCCCTCCGAACGGCAGCTCACCGAGATGCTCGGTGTGAACCGGCCCACGGTGCGGGAGGCGATCAAGTCGCTCGGGTTCCTCGGCCTGCTGGAGATCCGCCAGTCCAGCGGGACGTACTTCCGCGGCACCGACTCCGACGTGCTCTACCGCCTGTTCGAGCTGGGGCTCGTCCTGGGAGAGCGAGGCGCCCGCGACATGGTGCAGGCCCGCGCCGAGCTGGAGGTGATCGTCGCCGGCCTGGCCGCGCAGGCGCGCGACGAGGCGGGCGTCGAACTGCTGCGGGCCCGGCTGACGGCGATGCGGGAGTGCCCGGACGAGGAGTTCCCCGAGGCGGACACCGCCTTCCACGCCGCCCTCGGCGAACTGGCCGGCAACACGGTGCTGCGCGACATGCTCAAGGGCATGCGCGCGATGATCCAGCGCGGCTGGGTCGAGCGCACGGGCGCCGTGCGGTCCCGCGAGGTCGCCTACGCCGACCACGTGCCGATCTATGAGGCGGTCGCGAAGGGCGACGCCGAGGCCGCCCGCACGGCGATGGCGCGGCACATGGAGGGTGCCTCCCGCCGCCTGATGAAGGCGCTCGAACAGCGCGAGGCGTAG
- a CDS encoding citrate:proton symporter has translation MLAVLGFATLGSFMLLVMRKHLSAFTAIMLTPIVAAVIAGKGTKLGDMIMNGLDTVAPTAALLLFAVLYFGLMMEVKLFEPIVQAIVRASKGDPVRIVVGTAVLSLLVALDGDGTTSYMIVCSAFLPIYRRLGMNPLILATLAAMALGTISGTTPWGGAATRGISVLHLSATEYFVHMIGPMALTSLAIVAVAYWLGLRERHKIDGEKLAAYKLEIASGEAFEPVKADWRMWFNAALTLLLMVLLIMEVADLLVLFMVAFVIALLVNIRAIGDQQELIKRQAANAVPVMILVLAAGVFTGIMTDSGMIKAMADAALSIVPEGWGDIIPLFTAILALPLGFFMSNDGYWFGVVPVLAESAAHYGIPANEIARAGAIGQILHMMGPTSAPLWVLLGLVKAELGDFQRHALRWGVLVSVAYILFAVVTGAISVT, from the coding sequence ATGCTCGCCGTCCTCGGCTTCGCCACTCTGGGCAGCTTCATGCTGCTCGTGATGCGGAAACACCTCTCCGCGTTCACCGCCATCATGCTCACCCCGATCGTCGCCGCCGTCATCGCGGGCAAGGGCACGAAGCTCGGCGACATGATCATGAATGGCCTGGACACGGTCGCGCCCACCGCGGCGCTGCTGCTGTTCGCCGTCCTCTACTTCGGCCTGATGATGGAGGTCAAACTCTTCGAGCCGATCGTCCAGGCCATCGTCCGCGCCTCCAAGGGCGACCCGGTCCGCATCGTCGTCGGCACCGCCGTCCTCTCCCTGCTGGTCGCACTCGACGGCGACGGCACCACCAGCTACATGATCGTCTGCTCCGCGTTCCTGCCCATCTACCGGCGCCTGGGCATGAACCCCCTCATCCTTGCCACACTGGCGGCCATGGCGCTGGGCACCATCTCCGGCACCACCCCCTGGGGCGGCGCCGCCACCCGCGGCATCAGCGTCCTGCACCTGAGCGCCACCGAGTACTTCGTCCACATGATCGGCCCCATGGCCCTCACCAGCCTGGCCATCGTCGCCGTCGCCTACTGGCTCGGCCTGCGCGAGCGCCACAAGATCGACGGCGAGAAGCTCGCCGCCTACAAGCTGGAGATCGCCTCCGGCGAGGCGTTCGAGCCGGTCAAGGCGGACTGGCGCATGTGGTTCAACGCCGCCCTCACCCTGCTCCTGATGGTCCTGCTCATCATGGAGGTCGCCGATCTCCTCGTGTTGTTCATGGTGGCGTTCGTCATCGCCCTGCTCGTCAACATCCGTGCCATCGGTGACCAGCAGGAACTCATCAAGCGCCAGGCCGCCAACGCCGTGCCGGTGATGATCCTCGTCCTGGCCGCCGGCGTCTTCACCGGCATCATGACCGACTCCGGAATGATCAAGGCGATGGCCGACGCGGCCCTCTCCATCGTCCCCGAGGGCTGGGGCGACATCATCCCGCTGTTCACCGCGATCCTGGCCCTGCCGCTCGGCTTCTTCATGTCGAACGACGGCTACTGGTTCGGTGTCGTCCCCGTGCTCGCGGAGTCCGCCGCGCACTACGGCATCCCCGCCAACGAGATCGCCCGGGCCGGCGCCATCGGTCAGATCCTCCACATGATGGGCCCCACCAGCGCGCCCCTGTGGGTCCTCCTCGGACTGGTCAAGGCCGAGCTGGGCGACTTCCAGAGGCACGCCCTGCGCTGGGGTGTCCTCGTCTCCGTCGCGTACATCCTCTTCGCCGTCGTCACCGGCGCCATCAGCGTCACCTGA